The following proteins come from a genomic window of Musa acuminata AAA Group cultivar baxijiao chromosome BXJ1-7, Cavendish_Baxijiao_AAA, whole genome shotgun sequence:
- the LOC135679968 gene encoding WAT1-related protein At1g09380-like, with protein sequence MSYSCLSWLMILIPLLFLFLYIHILAPSRTIYQDSQGERGRGQERMRGDCTPTLAMVAVQVGFAGLNVLSKLALDDGMSPFVMIAYRQLVATLFLSPLAIFLERKACREITRRVIIQIFFCSVFGATLNQVLYFLGLKYSSPTIACALNNMLPAITFIMAVPFRMETVGIRTLGGQAKVMGTLLCVSGSMLMTFYRGSLIKVWRSHIHWRYAEEMTISSANNASDQNMAVGAALVISSCLAWAVWFIIQAKMSKSFSSPYTSSALMCFMAGVQCFVIAAGVERSFSAWALGWDIRLAASLYTGLVGSGLAVSLMSWCIQKRGPLFVSMFSPLLLVIVSILGWAILDEKLYVGSVTGSALIVGGLYSVLWGKGREIKKLRDVCQRTNGDGDDEGGAVAAVGLPLFSCPSKLPIHQVEAGQP encoded by the exons ATGAGCTATTCTTGTCTTTCTTGGTTGATGATTCTTATTCCCTTACTCTTCCTCTTTCTATACATCCACATCCTGGCTCCTTCAAGAACTATATATCAGGATAGTcaaggagagagagggaggggccAAGAAAGGATGAGAGGTGACTGCACGCCAACCCTGGCCATGGTGGCAGTCCAAGTGGGTTTTGCAGGCCTCAACGTGCTGTCGAAGTTGGCGTTGGACGACGGCATGAGCCCCTTCGTCATGATCGCCTACCGTCAGCTCGTCGCCACCCTCTTCCTCTCCCCTCTTGCCATCTTTCTTGAAAG GAAAGCTTGCAGGGAGATTACACGCAGGGTTATCATCCAAATCTTCTTCTGCTCTGTGTTCGG GGCTACACTGAACCAAGTCTTGTACTTCCTCGGGCTCAAGTACTCCTCGCCGACGATCGCATGCGCCCTCAACAACATGCTGCCTGCCATTACCTTCATCATGGCCGTTCCTTTCAG GATGGAGACAGTAGGGATCAGAACACTGGGCGGGCAGGCCAAGGTGATGGGAACCCTGTTGTGTGTGAGTGGTTCCATGTTGATGACCTTCTACAGAGGAAGCCTCATCAAGGTGTGGCGATCCCACATCCACTGGAGATACGCCGAAGAGATGACGATCAGCAGCGCGAACAACGCCAGCGACCAGAATATGGCTGTTGGAGCTGCCTTGGTCATCTCCAGTTGCTTGGCTTGGGCCGTCTGGTTCATCATCCAG GCGAAGATGAGCAAGAGCTTCTCTTCTCCGTACACCAGCTCCGCTCTCATGTGCTTCATGGCCGGCGTGCAGTGCTTCGTCATCGCAGCCGGCGTCGAGAGGAGCTTCTCGGCGTGGGCGCTCGGTTGGGACATCAGGCTCGCGGCGTCGCTCTACACC GGATTGGTGGGATCAGGGCTGGCAGTTTCTCTCATGTCATGGTGCATACAGAAGAGAGGCCCCCTCTTCGTCTCAATGTTCAGCCCGCTGCTGCTCGTCATCGTTTCGATCCTCGGTTGGGCGATCCTCGACGAGAAGCTCTACGTTGGAAG TGTCACAGGATCTGCACTAATAGTTGGAGGACTCTACTCGGTCCTCTGGGGCAAGGGAAGGGAGATCAAGAAGCTGAGAGATGTGTGCCAGAGAACTAATGGAGATGGAGATGATGAGGGAGGAGCTGTTGCAGCTGTTGGTCTCCCATTGTTCTCTTGCCCATCCAAGCTTCCAATTCATCAGGTTGAAGCAGGCCAACCTTGA